A window from Mustela erminea isolate mMusErm1 chromosome 17, mMusErm1.Pri, whole genome shotgun sequence encodes these proteins:
- the C17H1orf53 gene encoding uncharacterized protein C1orf53 homolog, with protein MAARQIPASALAALGRLPQASRPPRLLPVVGGFPQHLGLTLSSAAEEDRRGSGPRLQGGLKGDGRRPESEGLTAAERRIVDLHAAACATGQLNYVDPATGYTVLTRLAHLQRGKCCGSACRHCPYGQVNVKDPSKRKKFNSYFYV; from the exons ATGGCGGCCAGGCAGATCCCAGCGTCCGCGCTCGCCGCCCTCGGTAGGCTACCCCAAGCTTCCCGGCCACCTCGACTTCTCCCGGTCGTAGGAGGGTTCCCGCAGCACCTCGGCTTAACCCTCTCCTCCGCCGCTGAGGAAGACCGCAGAGGCTCTGGGCCCCGCTTGCAAGGCGGGCTGAAGGGAGACGGCAGGCGTCCGGAGAGCGAAGGGTTAACAGCGGCCGAGCGGCGGATCGTGGACCTGCACGCCGCCGCCTGCGCG ACTGGCCAGTTAAACTACGTGGATCCAGCTACTGGCTATACTGTGCTCACACGGCTCGCCCACTTGCAGAGAGGTAAATGCTGTGGCTCTGCCTGCAGACAC tGTCCATATGGTCAAGTCAATGTTAAAGATCCatctaaaaggaagaaattcaattcatatttttatgtttga